In one Sporocytophaga myxococcoides genomic region, the following are encoded:
- a CDS encoding T9SS type A sorting domain-containing protein — MRFMKYVTFFFFFLLMHRHGFSLSERYMDANDTYNSSLIPQHAHLQFIDQEQLKLTITPNPVEGTLQLSLKSSVPDEAQVLIYNSLGVLIKEVFITFNNGTSQFEIPVSNIHPGLYFLSIKGKIVNTTGRFIKR, encoded by the coding sequence ATGAGGTTCATGAAATACGTCACATTTTTTTTCTTCTTTCTCCTGATGCACAGGCACGGCTTCAGCTTGTCTGAAAGATATATGGACGCTAATGATACTTATAACTCATCTCTCATTCCTCAACATGCTCATCTACAATTTATTGATCAGGAGCAACTTAAGCTCACTATAACTCCTAATCCAGTAGAAGGTACACTGCAATTATCATTGAAATCAAGTGTTCCGGATGAGGCACAAGTTCTCATATACAATTCTTTAGGAGTATTAATCAAAGAAGTTTTTATTACTTTTAACAATGGTACAAGTCAGTTCGAAATACCTGTTTCCAACATCCATCCTGGACTTTACTTTTTAAGTATTAAAGGAAAAATAGTTAATACAACCGGACGATTTATAAAGAGGTAA